ATGAAACAGGAAGTAAGAGCAAACGACGAACTTCCCCTGGAAATTCTTGATTACGGTGAAGAGATCCTGCACGCCTTTGTCGGTTCAGTCTATCTGAAGAAGGAATTGCAAGTGACGGACAACCGGATTTTAGACGCTGTTTCGTATCATACAACTGGCAGAGCAGGGATGACACTGGAAGAGAAAATCGTATTTCTCGCTGATTATATAGAGCCGGGACGAACCTTCAAACAGGCAGCACTTGTCCGTGAGATTGCAGAAAAGAATTTAAACCAAGCCTGTTTTACATCTCTCGGATTTACAATACAGTTTCTTGCAGGCAAAGGGTTACCGATTTACCCCGACACATTTATTGGGTATAATGATTTATATAAACAGATTTGACCAATGGAGGATTGATGATTGAATTATGACTACTGAAGATTTACTGGCTTTGGCTGTTAAGGCCATTGATGATAAAAACGGTCAACAGATTGTAACGATGGATATGAAAGGTGTTTCACTTGTAGCGGACTATTTCGTGATTACTCACGGTAATTCCGAGACGCAAGTTGAGGCGATTGCCCGAGAAGTGAAAAAAAAGGCTCAGGAGTATGGCTTGGATGTGAAACGTTTGGAAGGCCTCAATGATGCCAGATGGGTACTGATCGATCTGAAATACGTCGTCATCCATGTATTTCATAAAGAAGAACGGCTTTATTACAATCTGGAGAAGCTTTGGAGTGATGCCAGGACGATTCCGTCGGAGGACATTCTCAATATGCATTCCTGAAAGGGCGTGACCTGATGTACCACCATTTTTCATCCGTATATGATCAATTAATGGAAGATGCTCCTTATGATGATTGGCTGGATTATACGAGAAGATATGTAAAACCCGGATCAGAAATTCTGGATGTGGCTTGCGGTACAGGGACATTCACACTGCTTTTGGCAGAAGAAGGTTATCAGGTCAGTGGTGTTGATCTTTCCACGGATATGCTGACAATCGCGGATACCAAGTCCCGCTTAAAGAATTTGCGGATCCCATTTTTGCATCAGGATATGCGAAAACTCGATGGTTTTTTCGATCTGGATGCTGTCCTTTTATTTTGTGACGGTTTAAATTATTTACAGGGTCAGGCGGACGTAAGAGCGACGTTTGACGCCGTTTTTCAATCCTTGAAAAGCGGGGGCGAATTTTTGTTTGATGTTCATTCACCTTACAAGATTGAAGAAGTATTTCATCATCAAATGTACGGTGAGAACGGTGAAGATATTTCATATATGTGGTTCTCTGAAGAAGGAGATGAGCCACTGAGTGTCAACCACATTATTACGTTTTTCCGAAAACGTGAAGACGGCACGTATGAAAGATTCGATGAAGAGCATTATCAGCGGACGTTTTCACCGGATGTGTATTTTGACCTCTTGTACAAAACCGGCTTTAAAGACATCGATATAACGGCTTCATTCGGAAATGAACCTGTAAAAGAGGAAACAGAACGGATTTTCTTCAGGGCTGTAAAACCATAATACCCTCACTATTTCTTCTCAGGCAGTTCCAATCGCACTGTCTATTTCTTCACAGATCGTTTCTGCATGAATGGAAGAAGGCATTTTTGAACATTCATGCAAGAAAGGATCATTTCCCCTTAACAACAACTGATCTCCACATTTGAACGTTTAAACTGTATCGGAACGGATCGTACAGTACATGTGATTAACAGAATCATCACCAATAAAACAATGGGGGTTTGATGATGAATCATGTACGTGCGAATGCAAAGTTGATTGCCATCAGTGCATTGGCGGGATGTGTCCTGATGCTGATCGCCGGTTATGTAGTGTTCAATGTAATGAACGGGCAGGCTGCTTCTTCTGACTGGGAGGACTGGTTTATGGAAGAGGCTGCAACGGAAAACGCAGAACAGGAAGAAACGGATGAACAATCAGGCTTTGACCAACCTGAATCCAGTGATACTGTGGTTGATGATGCGTTTTATATTGATGTGAAAGGGGCTGTGAGACGCCCTGGCGTCTATCGTCTGTTAGACGGTTCAAGAGTATTGGATGCTGTTATGGAAGCAGGCGGTTTCATTGACGATGCGGCCTATGATGGCATTAACCTGGCACAAAAGCTTCATGATGAGATGGTCGTTTTCGTCCCTTATGTATACCAGGAAGAACAAATGGAAGGAATCCCGTTTGCAACTGAATGGACAGTCAGTGAAAATGAGAAAGATGGCGCGGTGTGTTTGAATTCATCCGATCAGGCTGAACTTGAAACACTGCCTGGAATCGGCCCTTCCAAGGCAGCGGCTATCATTTCTTACCGGGAAGAAGCAGGTGCTTTTTCAACTATTGACGAGTTAAAAAATGTTCCGGGAATTGGCGATAAGACGTTCGTCACACTGGAATCCTTAATTCAGGTCACGCCGGGTTCTATACCATGAGACCGCTCGTCCTTCTCGCGCTCTGGACGCTGACGTTTGCTGCGCTCCTGGAAGGTGTACCCATAACGGTGATTGGGATATGTCTCGGATTGTCGATCGCTGGGAGCGTCCGGTTGATCCACTCGAACCGTAATGGGGAAAATCTAATTATGTACCTGGTGTTCATTGCCGGATTATTTACGGTGGCTGCGTTGCTGTTTTATCATCAGACGAAAGATGAGCTGCCATTGATCGATGAGACTCCTCAGTCTGTATCAGGAATCGTGGCGCAATCGCCAACCGAAACTGCAGGGGGGAACTATTTGCGGTTTCAATGGCAGACGGCTATGATTGGCAACGTTCTGGTTTATGTAAATCAAGAAGAGGGACCGGTCGTGATTCCGTCAGGGTCAAGATGTTTAATCTCTGAACCGGATTTAATCCGTCCGCAAGGGCCGTCCAATCCTCATGAATTTGATTTTGCGACTCACCTGTACCGGCAGAACATTCACAATCAATTGTTTATTTCACCTCATCAGATTCGCTGTCATCCGGATAAAGCAGGGGGATTTCATCTTATCCGGCGGTTCCGGGAGGCAGGAATTCAGAAAGTGGATGATGGAATCAGTGGTATTGCCCCCCGATCATCGGCCTTAATGAAGGCGTTGGTGTTCGGTGATCGGGGTGATATTCCAGATGACATTCTGAATGCCTATCAACGTCTTGGCATCATTCATTTATTAGCGGTTTCCGGTTTGCATGTCGGCTTATTGACACTGTACCTCCATTGGATACTCATGCGGATTGGTCTGACACGTGAAACTGCCATATGGCTGTTGCTTTTCATATTGCCCTTTTTCATGATTGTTGCAGGAGGAGCGCCTTCGGTAGTGAGAGCTTCCGTTACCGTGATGATTGTTATTCTGGTGAAAAAAACAGGGCAAGGACTGATGGCAGCTGATGCCATTTCACTCGTATGTATCCTGCTTTTGATAATGAATCCAGCATTGATTCATCACATTGGTTTTCAACTTAGTTTTTTGACCTCTTTCACGTTAATTCTATCGGTGACTATATTGAAGAATGAATCGCGAACCCGGCAGTTGATGCTCGTGACAATTTCTGCACAGGTCATCTCTGCACCTGTAACCATAGGGGCTTTTTATGAATGGAGTGTGTTGGCAGTATTTGCGAATCTTTTGATGGTCCCACTGGTGACGGTCATTCTCCTGCCCACTGCCTTCCTGTCCGTGTTATTGCTGAATCTGCACCAGAGTCTGGCGTATATCCCTGTTGCGATTATGGAAGGAATCCTTGTTGCAGTAGATTCTATTCTGGTTCAATCAGGGGAACGCTCGTTTGCAGCAATTTTGTTCGGTTCATTGTCAGAATGGCAATTACTGATGTTATGTGCGTCAACCTTGTCATTTTTTCTGATCTGGGAACTCTCAGGGGGAAGACGTTTACTGAAAGCAGGAATTCCTTTTCTGTTGAGCTTGGGTATTGTCTATGCAACTCCTTATTTTGATTCGGGAACAACGGTGACGTTTTTGGATGTCGGGCAAGGAGATGCTGCTGTGATCGAGTTACCGTTTCGAAGGGGTGTCTATATGGTCGATACTGGAGGAATTCGTGACTGGCATGATGCGGATGGTCCTTATGAATTTACGATTAAACCCTTTCTCAGAGGACAAGGAATCCGCAAACTGGATAAAGTCCTGCTGTCTCATGGCCACCACGATCATGTCGGTGAAATGTGTGCGATCGTAAAAGACATTCAGGTAGATCTAGTGTTGTTTTCCGGAGCGAAAGAACCCGAACCGATCATGCTTGAGACATTGCATTGCGTGCAAGACCTGGGAGGACGGGTCAGCTACAGTTCAAGAGGAGATCGTTGGATCGATGGTGATAGTTATTGGCAGGTGCTCCATCCGGAACCGGGTGATGCATTCTCTGAGAATGATATGTCCATGGTATTACACGCCTCAATTCAAGGTGTGACAATATTGTTCACGGGGGATGTGGAAGAAACTGTCGAAGCGAGGCTGGTGGAAAGGAACCTGCTGACTCCAGTGGATATTCTTAAAGTAGCTCATCACGGCAGCAGGACTTCAAGCACAGTGCAATTTGTTGCTGCAACTGATCCGGCAGAGGCCGTCATCTCTGCCGGGCGTCACAACACCTATGGACATCCGCATGAAGATGTCGTCAATCGATTTCTTGATCAGGGGACAGTCCTCTATCAGACTGCAGATGAGGGTGCTGTGCAATACCGGATACAAAATGGTTCCTATGAAGTAGAGACGTTTCGTTTGGAACAATAAAAAAAGAGGCTTCTTTCCCTAAAAGAAAGAAGCCTCTTCCTGATCTGTCTGAGTCAGCCCAAAAACAGATCAATCACGTTTGCGATCACAAATATGGTTATAAAAAACCCGAATGATGCCACAAAACCGATACCACTGTCTATGGCGTCGTTACGCTTGGACTGGACGTCCTTTTCAAATTCGTTCATCATCGATCCCTCCCATTACAATTACAGTATAATTCACTGTTCACAAAAAATCCACAATTGACGAGCTGAAAAGACGACTTTTTTTTTGTCAGGAAATCGGCTAAACTGTGTGTAGTTGAAAGGGAGTGGACGACGTGTCATACATGAAGCTGGTTCAGGATCTTTCTGCCGGTAAAATGGACCGCGTGTATCTTTTATATGGGACGGAAACCTATCTCATGGAGGATGTGTTGCAACGGATCATTGCCAACAGTTTATCTGAAGAACAGCATGACTTTAATTACAGTAAATTTGATATGAACGAAATGCCTGTTGAGCTTGCAGTAGAAGAGGCTTTCACCTTCCCGTTCATGGGTGGTCAGCGGGTTGTGCTGATCCGCGATCCATGGTTTTTAACAGCACAAAAGGATAAGAGTGATGTGGAACATAATACGGATGCACTGCTGTCCTACATTTCACAAGCACCTGAAGAAACGATCATGATTCTTTTTGCGCCATATGAGAAACTCGATGAACGAAAAAAACTTGTGAAAACCTTGAAAAAAAATGTCCGGGTATACAAAGCCGAACCCATGTCTGAGAAAGAACTGCGTGAATGGATTTCAGCGAGAACGGAAACGGCCGAAGTCCAGTTTGAACAGGAAGCTGTGGATGCTTTTTTGACATTGACAGGTGCCAATTTGATGGTCATGGCATCCGAGCTAAATAAATTGACGCTTTATGCGGCGGACGGCGGTGTGATTACCCGGGAGATTGTTTATGACCTGGTCGCACGCTCCCTTGAGGAAGATATTTTCGCTCTCGTTGAAGCAGCTGTGAATCATCACACGAGTGAAGCACTCAAAATCTACAAAGATTTATTAAAGCAAAAGGAAGCACCTTTAAAAATTTTATCGCTGATGGTCAGACAGTTTCGCATTCTTTATCAGGTGAAAGAACTGAAAGGACAAGGGTACAGTGAAAAAGCAATGGCTGGAAAGTTGAAACTGCATCCTTATGTTGTGAAACTGGCAGGCAGACAATCGTCGAGATTTCAAGCCCGGTATTTGCTGAAGCAAATTGATGAATTGGCTGAGATCGATCACCGGATCAAGACCGGTCAAATCAGTGATGAAATGGCTGTGGAATTGTATCTGTTGAAACCAGGTACGTGAAAACGAAAAAAATGATGCAGCGGATTTATCCTGCTGCATCATTTTATCATTATGCGCTGAGTTCGTTCATTTTCTGCTGAAGTGCAGATTTTTGACGGGCAGCTTTGTTCTTGTGGTAGACACCACGGTTAACTGCTTTATCAATCTTCTTAACAGCAGTAGTGAAGGCTGATTTTGCTCCTTCTACGTCTTTCTTTTCTGCCATCGTGTAGAAAGATTTTACAGCACTGCGCAACTCTGACTTGAATGAAGCGTTTTTTGCCCGGCGCTTTTCGTTTGTCAATACGCGTTTTTTCGACGATTTAATATTTGCCATCGGGATTCACCTCCTCAAAACTCACCGTTGTGTATCATGTTATACGTTTACGGATGTTTTAGCGTGCAACACTATGGATTTTATCAAATGCGAATTTAAAATGCAATAAGATTTTCATTATGCGTTAAGGTGTTATACTTGAAAGGCAGAGGCAACAAGGGCGTTCGACGAAACCATTTTATAAAAGGTTTGAATGAAGATGTTGTTTTTTGCTATAATTAAAGTTAGTGCGAATAAAACGGATGATGGTGAAGACATTGAATATCACCTCTCTTGAAGCCTACTTTGTTTGACTGATAGGAGTGAAAGCAAGTTATGAAACCAGAAGAACGATTGGAACGAAGAGACCGGATTCGGAATTTCTCGATCATCGCCCATATAGATCACGGCAAATCAACCCTTGCTGACCGCATCCTTGAGAAAACCAGCGCTCTTACCCAAAGAGAAATGAAAGACCAGATGCTCGATGCGATGGACCTTGAACGTGAGCGTGG
This Salisediminibacterium beveridgei DNA region includes the following protein-coding sequences:
- the yqeK gene encoding bis(5'-nucleosyl)-tetraphosphatase (symmetrical) YqeK; this translates as MNETQAFEQVKQALKPKRFEHTIRVVTTAEKLQNRFGGNLEVIRMAAILHDYAKYRPVEEMKQEVRANDELPLEILDYGEEILHAFVGSVYLKKELQVTDNRILDAVSYHTTGRAGMTLEEKIVFLADYIEPGRTFKQAALVREIAEKNLNQACFTSLGFTIQFLAGKGLPIYPDTFIGYNDLYKQI
- the rsfS gene encoding ribosome silencing factor encodes the protein MTTEDLLALAVKAIDDKNGQQIVTMDMKGVSLVADYFVITHGNSETQVEAIAREVKKKAQEYGLDVKRLEGLNDARWVLIDLKYVVIHVFHKEERLYYNLEKLWSDARTIPSEDILNMHS
- a CDS encoding class I SAM-dependent DNA methyltransferase, with amino-acid sequence MYHHFSSVYDQLMEDAPYDDWLDYTRRYVKPGSEILDVACGTGTFTLLLAEEGYQVSGVDLSTDMLTIADTKSRLKNLRIPFLHQDMRKLDGFFDLDAVLLFCDGLNYLQGQADVRATFDAVFQSLKSGGEFLFDVHSPYKIEEVFHHQMYGENGEDISYMWFSEEGDEPLSVNHIITFFRKREDGTYERFDEEHYQRTFSPDVYFDLLYKTGFKDIDITASFGNEPVKEETERIFFRAVKP
- a CDS encoding helix-hairpin-helix domain-containing protein, with amino-acid sequence MNHVRANAKLIAISALAGCVLMLIAGYVVFNVMNGQAASSDWEDWFMEEAATENAEQEETDEQSGFDQPESSDTVVDDAFYIDVKGAVRRPGVYRLLDGSRVLDAVMEAGGFIDDAAYDGINLAQKLHDEMVVFVPYVYQEEQMEGIPFATEWTVSENEKDGAVCLNSSDQAELETLPGIGPSKAAAIISYREEAGAFSTIDELKNVPGIGDKTFVTLESLIQVTPGSIP
- a CDS encoding DNA internalization-related competence protein ComEC/Rec2, producing MRPLVLLALWTLTFAALLEGVPITVIGICLGLSIAGSVRLIHSNRNGENLIMYLVFIAGLFTVAALLFYHQTKDELPLIDETPQSVSGIVAQSPTETAGGNYLRFQWQTAMIGNVLVYVNQEEGPVVIPSGSRCLISEPDLIRPQGPSNPHEFDFATHLYRQNIHNQLFISPHQIRCHPDKAGGFHLIRRFREAGIQKVDDGISGIAPRSSALMKALVFGDRGDIPDDILNAYQRLGIIHLLAVSGLHVGLLTLYLHWILMRIGLTRETAIWLLLFILPFFMIVAGGAPSVVRASVTVMIVILVKKTGQGLMAADAISLVCILLLIMNPALIHHIGFQLSFLTSFTLILSVTILKNESRTRQLMLVTISAQVISAPVTIGAFYEWSVLAVFANLLMVPLVTVILLPTAFLSVLLLNLHQSLAYIPVAIMEGILVAVDSILVQSGERSFAAILFGSLSEWQLLMLCASTLSFFLIWELSGGRRLLKAGIPFLLSLGIVYATPYFDSGTTVTFLDVGQGDAAVIELPFRRGVYMVDTGGIRDWHDADGPYEFTIKPFLRGQGIRKLDKVLLSHGHHDHVGEMCAIVKDIQVDLVLFSGAKEPEPIMLETLHCVQDLGGRVSYSSRGDRWIDGDSYWQVLHPEPGDAFSENDMSMVLHASIQGVTILFTGDVEETVEARLVERNLLTPVDILKVAHHGSRTSSTVQFVAATDPAEAVISAGRHNTYGHPHEDVVNRFLDQGTVLYQTADEGAVQYRIQNGSYEVETFRLEQ
- a CDS encoding YqzM family protein, whose product is MNEFEKDVQSKRNDAIDSGIGFVASFGFFITIFVIANVIDLFLG
- the holA gene encoding DNA polymerase III subunit delta — translated: MKLVQDLSAGKMDRVYLLYGTETYLMEDVLQRIIANSLSEEQHDFNYSKFDMNEMPVELAVEEAFTFPFMGGQRVVLIRDPWFLTAQKDKSDVEHNTDALLSYISQAPEETIMILFAPYEKLDERKKLVKTLKKNVRVYKAEPMSEKELREWISARTETAEVQFEQEAVDAFLTLTGANLMVMASELNKLTLYAADGGVITREIVYDLVARSLEEDIFALVEAAVNHHTSEALKIYKDLLKQKEAPLKILSLMVRQFRILYQVKELKGQGYSEKAMAGKLKLHPYVVKLAGRQSSRFQARYLLKQIDELAEIDHRIKTGQISDEMAVELYLLKPGT
- the rpsT gene encoding 30S ribosomal protein S20 translates to MANIKSSKKRVLTNEKRRAKNASFKSELRSAVKSFYTMAEKKDVEGAKSAFTTAVKKIDKAVNRGVYHKNKAARQKSALQQKMNELSA